The following proteins come from a genomic window of Mycobacterium sp. DL:
- a CDS encoding TetR/AcrR family transcriptional regulator, with protein sequence MPPATSGTLSAKGRQTQLAIEQAARKLFAERGFHGTTLGDITSAAGKSPAAFYRYFTDKEDLLAALAQSFLREVVTPSGLSLQLPDSPDDDAFFTAVVSGYWTMFKQNIGIMIAVAQLATTQPRFATVQNEFRRFGIDIVAASVRRAQEQGYGAELNPEYTAAAIALLFENFTTVFVGTPDLGLDINDEDAITTLARIWKRTLYGF encoded by the coding sequence GTGCCGCCCGCGACGTCGGGGACGTTGAGCGCCAAGGGGCGTCAGACACAGCTGGCCATCGAGCAGGCCGCTCGGAAACTGTTCGCCGAGCGCGGTTTCCACGGCACAACGCTCGGTGACATTACCTCCGCTGCGGGAAAGTCACCCGCCGCGTTCTACCGGTACTTCACCGACAAAGAGGATCTGCTGGCCGCACTCGCCCAGTCGTTCCTGCGGGAGGTCGTGACGCCGTCGGGGCTGAGCCTGCAGCTGCCCGACTCCCCCGACGACGACGCGTTCTTCACCGCGGTGGTGTCCGGCTACTGGACGATGTTCAAGCAGAACATCGGAATCATGATCGCAGTGGCACAGTTGGCCACCACCCAGCCGCGCTTCGCGACGGTGCAGAACGAGTTTCGTCGATTCGGTATCGACATCGTCGCCGCGTCGGTGCGCCGCGCCCAGGAGCAGGGGTATGGCGCTGAATTGAATCCCGAGTACACCGCCGCCGCGATCGCCCTGCTCTTCGAGAACTTCACCACGGTCTTCGTCGGTACACCCGATCTGGGACTCGACATCAACGACGAGGACGCGATCACCACACTGGCTCGTATCTGGAAGAGAACGCTGTACGGGTTTTAG
- a CDS encoding hydroxymethylglutaryl-CoA lyase has translation MSELPSHVDIRDVSLRDGLQIEDPIPLSAKLDLLAAIAATGVREMEATAFVSPSKVPALADAAELAAELHHFTDIEFSALVASPNGAKRAIAAGLRSIEYVVSAADGHSRANVGRTSGEATAQIREIVAIAHDSDVTVEVIVATAWDCPFDGPTAPQRVLDIVAAGTEAGVDRLAIADTIGTATPRRVTDLIALVRPRIGDIPLGAHFHNTRGSGLASAYAAVSAGVTRLDASVGGLGGCPFAPGASGNIAIEDLVYLLRDSGIHVDVDLQAAIAAARVAQDAVGHDLPSALLRAGDRKLD, from the coding sequence GTGAGCGAACTGCCTTCCCACGTCGACATCAGGGACGTGTCCCTGCGTGACGGGTTGCAGATCGAGGACCCGATTCCGTTGTCGGCCAAGCTCGACCTGCTCGCCGCCATCGCCGCGACCGGGGTGCGGGAGATGGAGGCGACAGCCTTCGTGTCACCGTCGAAGGTGCCGGCACTGGCCGATGCGGCCGAGCTTGCCGCTGAGTTGCACCACTTCACCGACATCGAATTCTCCGCGCTGGTGGCCAGTCCCAACGGGGCCAAGCGCGCGATCGCCGCCGGGCTGAGGTCGATCGAATATGTGGTGTCTGCTGCGGACGGACACAGCCGCGCCAACGTGGGTCGGACATCGGGCGAGGCGACCGCACAGATCCGCGAGATCGTCGCGATCGCCCACGACAGCGACGTCACCGTCGAGGTCATCGTCGCCACCGCATGGGACTGCCCGTTCGACGGTCCGACGGCCCCGCAGCGGGTGCTGGACATCGTCGCCGCCGGCACCGAAGCCGGGGTAGACCGACTCGCCATTGCCGACACCATCGGAACCGCCACGCCACGGCGGGTGACCGACCTGATCGCTCTGGTCCGACCGAGGATCGGTGACATTCCGCTCGGCGCACACTTCCACAACACCCGCGGTAGCGGGTTGGCCAGTGCCTACGCTGCCGTCAGCGCCGGCGTCACCCGCCTGGACGCTTCGGTCGGTGGCCTCGGCGGCTGCCCGTTCGCCCCCGGCGCGAGTGGCAACATCGCGATCGAAGACCTGGTCTACCTGCTGCGCGACAGCGGGATTCACGTCGACGTGGACCTGCAGGCCGCCATCGCAGCCGCACGCGTCGCACAGGACGCGGTCGGCCATGACCTGCCCAGTGCGCTGCTGCGTGCCGGCGACCGGAAGTTGGACTAG
- a CDS encoding CoA transferase, protein MTASTGPLDGIRVIEVGTLISGPFAGRLLGDMGAEVIKIEPPGAPDPLRTWGQAELDGHHFFWTVHARNKKSVTLNLREEKGRDLFLELVDHSDVIVENFRPGTLEKWRLGYDVLRERNRGIILVRVSGYGQTGPDAHKAGYASVAEAASGLRHMNGFPGGPPPRLALSLGDSLAGMFAAQGALAALYRRSVSGEGQVVDAALTESCLAVQESTIPDYDVGGVVRGPSGTRLEGIAPSNIYPTADGSWVVIAANQDTVFRRLCGAMGRPELATDARFADHGARGRNQDELDTIIGSWAAERHPADIIATLSEAGVISGPINTVAEVVEDPQLQARGMIADHWDERIGRNVKGPGVVPVLSETPGTIRHAGSASPGQHNDEVYHGLLGKSHAEIETLRSEGVL, encoded by the coding sequence GTGACCGCATCGACGGGGCCACTCGACGGGATCCGGGTCATCGAGGTCGGAACGCTGATCTCGGGGCCGTTCGCCGGTCGACTGCTCGGTGACATGGGCGCGGAAGTCATCAAGATCGAACCCCCTGGCGCGCCGGATCCGCTGCGCACCTGGGGGCAGGCCGAACTCGACGGCCACCACTTCTTCTGGACGGTGCACGCGCGCAACAAGAAGTCCGTCACCCTCAACCTGCGTGAGGAGAAGGGACGAGACCTCTTCCTCGAGCTCGTCGACCACAGCGACGTCATCGTCGAGAACTTCCGACCAGGCACTCTGGAGAAGTGGCGCCTGGGCTACGACGTACTCCGTGAACGCAACCGCGGCATCATCCTGGTGCGGGTCTCCGGGTACGGGCAGACCGGACCTGACGCCCACAAAGCCGGCTATGCCTCGGTCGCCGAAGCCGCCAGCGGCCTGCGCCACATGAACGGGTTTCCCGGCGGTCCTCCCCCGCGACTGGCGCTGTCACTGGGTGACAGCCTGGCCGGGATGTTCGCCGCCCAGGGCGCGCTGGCCGCGCTGTACCGGCGCTCGGTATCCGGCGAGGGCCAGGTCGTCGACGCGGCGCTGACCGAATCATGCTTGGCGGTACAGGAATCCACGATTCCCGACTACGACGTCGGCGGGGTGGTCCGCGGGCCCTCCGGCACCCGGCTGGAAGGTATCGCGCCGTCGAACATCTATCCGACCGCCGACGGCAGCTGGGTGGTGATCGCGGCCAACCAGGACACCGTGTTCCGCAGGTTGTGCGGAGCCATGGGCCGACCCGAACTCGCAACCGACGCACGGTTCGCCGATCATGGTGCGCGGGGACGCAATCAGGACGAACTCGACACGATCATCGGTTCCTGGGCCGCGGAACGCCACCCCGCCGACATCATCGCCACCCTCTCGGAGGCGGGGGTGATCAGCGGTCCGATCAACACCGTCGCCGAGGTGGTCGAGGATCCCCAGCTGCAGGCCCGCGGGATGATCGCCGACCACTGGGACGAGCGCATCGGACGCAACGTCAAGGGGCCCGGGGTGGTGCCGGTGCTCTCCGAGACCCCGGGAACCATCCGGCACGCCGGGTCGGCCAGCCCCGGTCAGCACAACGACGAGGTCTATCACGGCCTGCTCGGGAAGAGCCACGCCGAAATCGAGACACTGCGATCGGAGGGCGTGCTGTGA
- a CDS encoding alpha/beta fold hydrolase, producing MGTAETFVKHDYQRIPYLVAYQNNSGVRDVYGGVADLVVLESYLLKPAVPSDTVLVFMHPIGGGAYLPMINALARAGHHVIYCNSRFRGTDSALLMEKVVEDLGECVKDAKNRLGYSKVVLAGWSGGGSLSMFYQQQAQHPTVTASPSGDGPDLTKLGLIPADGIMLLAAHISRHGTMTEWMDASILDESDPTRRDPELDLYDPANPNQPPYTPEFLERYHQAQVARNRRITAWVKDKLAELEAQGRPDDEFAFVVHGTMADPRWLDPTVDPNERTPGTCYLGDPQVVNMSPVGLARFCTLRSWLSQWSYDDAHGDAVTCGPDIAIPALVIGNLADDACTPSHTRRIFEAIGHPDKEMHEITGANHYYAGPDQRDKLREAVGIATDWLVRHDFAVAR from the coding sequence ATGGGGACCGCCGAGACCTTCGTCAAGCATGACTACCAGCGCATCCCGTATCTGGTTGCCTACCAGAACAACTCAGGCGTCCGCGATGTCTACGGCGGCGTTGCCGATCTGGTGGTGCTGGAGAGCTATCTGCTCAAACCGGCCGTGCCGTCGGACACAGTGCTGGTGTTCATGCATCCCATCGGTGGCGGTGCCTACCTGCCGATGATCAACGCCCTGGCCCGCGCCGGGCACCACGTCATCTACTGCAACAGCCGGTTCCGCGGCACCGACTCGGCGTTGCTGATGGAGAAGGTCGTCGAGGACCTCGGCGAGTGCGTCAAGGACGCCAAGAATCGACTCGGCTACTCGAAGGTGGTGCTCGCCGGCTGGAGTGGCGGAGGGTCGCTGTCGATGTTCTACCAGCAGCAGGCGCAGCATCCGACGGTGACGGCCAGCCCGTCCGGCGATGGTCCCGATCTGACGAAGCTCGGACTGATACCGGCCGACGGCATCATGCTGCTCGCCGCGCACATCAGCAGGCACGGCACCATGACCGAGTGGATGGACGCGTCCATCCTCGACGAGAGCGACCCCACCCGGCGGGATCCCGAACTGGATCTCTACGACCCCGCCAACCCCAACCAACCGCCGTACACTCCGGAGTTCCTCGAGCGCTATCACCAGGCGCAGGTGGCGCGGAACCGGCGGATCACGGCGTGGGTCAAGGACAAACTCGCTGAACTCGAGGCACAGGGACGGCCCGATGACGAGTTCGCGTTCGTCGTGCACGGCACGATGGCGGACCCACGCTGGCTCGACCCGACCGTCGATCCCAACGAACGCACACCGGGAACCTGCTATCTGGGTGATCCTCAGGTGGTGAACATGAGTCCGGTGGGCCTGGCGCGGTTCTGCACACTGCGCAGTTGGCTGTCGCAGTGGAGCTACGACGACGCCCACGGCGACGCCGTGACGTGCGGGCCCGACATCGCCATCCCGGCGTTGGTCATCGGTAACCTCGCCGACGATGCCTGCACACCGAGTCACACCCGCCGGATCTTCGAGGCCATCGGACATCCCGACAAGGAGATGCACGAGATCACCGGCGCCAACCACTACTACGCCGGGCCTGATCAGCGCGACAAGCTGCGCGAGGCTGTCGGCATCGCCACCGACTGGCTGGTACGTCACGACTTCGCGGTAGCCCGGTGA
- a CDS encoding homogentisate 1,2-dioxygenase has product MESFVHLRKGTTPRRLHADLDGLKDDELGRGGFVGRTANLYRRHDPTAYRSVGPLRPVDVLSSELKPGDATDADGGPLLMFSNADCEVLLSRRAEPMPYFARHIDGDLLCFVHEGEGLIETEFGPLRYRKGDWIYLPKACTWRHVPDDQCTWLMIQATDDFRVPPPGQLGRHFPFDPSQAVIPDPQPFDDDGRNEYEVRLVHSPIDGAGTTSLFYQHHPLDVEGWRGDNFAFTFNIDDYNVVTSDSVHLPPTVHLFMQATGVYVMNFLPKPAEGVAGTERTPWYHRNVDFDEIAFFHGGSLYGIPMPPGLISHAPQGVHHGAPEKARERARRKFDDFQSVDWRVIAIDTRRRLVPSAEVLANDLGQH; this is encoded by the coding sequence ATGGAATCGTTCGTGCATCTGCGCAAAGGCACAACACCCCGTCGCCTGCACGCCGACCTCGACGGCCTCAAGGACGATGAACTGGGCCGCGGTGGATTCGTCGGTCGTACGGCCAACCTGTACCGACGTCACGACCCGACGGCATACCGCTCCGTGGGGCCACTGCGGCCCGTCGACGTGTTGTCGAGCGAACTCAAGCCCGGGGACGCCACCGATGCCGACGGCGGTCCCCTGCTGATGTTCTCCAACGCCGACTGCGAGGTGCTGCTGTCCCGGCGCGCCGAACCGATGCCGTACTTCGCGCGCCACATCGACGGCGACCTGCTGTGCTTCGTGCACGAGGGCGAGGGGCTCATCGAGACCGAGTTCGGACCACTGCGCTACCGCAAGGGTGACTGGATCTACCTGCCGAAGGCGTGCACCTGGCGCCACGTCCCCGACGATCAGTGCACCTGGCTGATGATCCAGGCCACCGACGACTTCAGGGTCCCACCGCCCGGCCAACTCGGCCGTCATTTCCCCTTCGACCCTTCCCAAGCGGTCATCCCCGATCCCCAACCCTTCGACGATGACGGCCGGAACGAATACGAGGTTCGGCTGGTTCACTCGCCGATCGACGGAGCCGGCACGACTTCGCTTTTCTACCAACACCATCCGCTCGACGTCGAGGGCTGGCGCGGCGACAACTTCGCGTTCACGTTCAACATCGACGACTACAACGTGGTGACCTCCGACAGCGTCCACCTCCCGCCGACAGTGCACCTGTTCATGCAGGCCACCGGCGTGTACGTGATGAACTTCCTGCCCAAGCCGGCCGAAGGGGTGGCGGGCACCGAACGCACCCCGTGGTATCACCGCAACGTGGATTTCGACGAGATCGCGTTCTTCCACGGCGGCTCGCTCTACGGGATCCCGATGCCACCCGGGCTGATCTCGCATGCGCCGCAGGGAGTCCACCACGGGGCACCCGAGAAGGCGAGGGAGCGGGCTCGGCGCAAGTTCGACGACTTCCAGTCGGTGGACTGGCGGGTGATCGCGATCGACACCCGGCGACGACTGGTTCCGTCAGCCGAGGTGCTGGCGAACGACCTCGGGCAGCACTAG
- a CDS encoding HNH endonuclease signature motif containing protein encodes MGEVSDAVEAIRSQLEVLHRACEAVSHRELVGLLAEVTTIARSIPALEHRAVSRLVAETEPARLGEASWPKVLTTALRVSSKDAKHRLREAAVLGPRRSLTGQPLAPVWEATAAAQARGLIGAEHVEIIARFHKLLPSWVDVGTRVDAEAQLAGKAAGLGPEALDEAAGALLMMIDQDGPEPSEKEQARTRGIVLGKQQRDGTRSIRGRLDAEAGSYWEAILAKEAAPGANIPDDEPGDGQAEGEPGADGEAGEPRAGSDTRTQAQRNHDAFKAVGRAALASGNLGTHNGLPVTVIVSTTLQDLEKGAGLAVTGGGSKLAIPTLIRMAARGAYHYLYIYDTHTRESLYLGRTKRLASAAQRIVLHARERGCTRPGCTVCGYNSQVHHAVADWKNDGQTNIDDLTFACGPDNRLIEKTGWTTRKNSHGDTEWIPPPDLDTGQTRINNYHHPERYLLPDDDSSDDDTPEDGDSPGGDSVKGERGP; translated from the coding sequence ATGGGTGAGGTGTCGGACGCGGTCGAGGCGATCAGGTCTCAGCTGGAGGTGTTGCACCGGGCGTGTGAGGCGGTGTCGCATCGCGAGCTGGTCGGGCTGCTGGCCGAGGTGACCACGATCGCCCGGTCGATCCCGGCGCTGGAGCATCGCGCGGTCAGCCGGCTGGTCGCCGAGACCGAACCTGCCCGGTTGGGTGAGGCGTCGTGGCCGAAGGTGCTCACGACCGCGTTGCGGGTCAGCAGCAAAGACGCCAAGCACCGGTTGCGCGAGGCCGCGGTGTTGGGGCCGCGGCGGTCGTTGACCGGGCAACCGTTGGCGCCGGTGTGGGAGGCTACCGCCGCCGCCCAGGCTCGAGGGTTGATCGGGGCCGAGCATGTGGAGATCATCGCCAGGTTCCACAAGCTGCTGCCGTCGTGGGTCGATGTGGGCACCCGGGTGGACGCGGAGGCGCAGTTGGCCGGCAAGGCCGCCGGGTTGGGACCCGAAGCGTTGGACGAAGCGGCCGGGGCGTTGTTGATGATGATCGATCAGGACGGCCCCGAACCCAGCGAGAAGGAGCAGGCCCGCACCCGCGGCATCGTGCTGGGTAAACAGCAGCGTGACGGGACCAGGTCGATCCGTGGGCGCCTGGACGCCGAGGCCGGCTCCTACTGGGAGGCGATCCTGGCCAAAGAAGCCGCCCCCGGCGCCAACATCCCCGACGACGAGCCTGGCGACGGCCAGGCCGAGGGCGAACCTGGTGCCGACGGCGAGGCCGGTGAGCCGCGGGCCGGGTCCGATACCCGTACCCAGGCTCAGCGCAACCATGACGCGTTCAAAGCCGTCGGCCGGGCCGCGCTGGCATCGGGGAACCTGGGCACCCACAACGGGTTGCCGGTCACGGTGATCGTGTCGACGACACTGCAGGACCTCGAGAAAGGTGCCGGGTTGGCGGTCACCGGCGGCGGATCCAAGCTGGCGATCCCGACACTGATCCGAATGGCCGCCCGGGGCGCCTATCACTACCTCTACATCTACGACACACACACCCGAGAATCGCTGTATCTCGGGCGCACGAAGCGGTTGGCGTCTGCGGCGCAACGGATCGTGCTCCACGCGCGCGAACGAGGCTGCACCCGCCCCGGGTGCACCGTGTGCGGCTACAACAGCCAGGTCCATCACGCGGTCGCCGACTGGAAAAACGACGGCCAGACCAACATCGACGACCTGACCTTCGCCTGCGGCCCCGACAACCGGCTCATCGAGAAGACCGGCTGGACCACCCGCAAAAACAGCCACGGCGACACCGAATGGATCCCACCACCAGACCTCGACACCGGCCAAACCCGCATCAACAACTACCACCACCCCGAGCGATACCTCCTGCCCGACGACGATTCATCCGACGACGACACACCCGAAGACGGGGACTCGCCCGGAGGCGACTCTGTTAAAGGCGAGCGCGGTCCATGA
- a CDS encoding nitroreductase/quinone reductase family protein — MTARDRVTTFLQKNVANRVMRRMPFQTLLETTGRNSGEPRRTPLGGRRIGDQFWFVSEFGEKSQYVRNIKADPEVRVRLKGRWHSGTAHLVPGDDARARLRSLPQFNSMGVRAFGTNLLTVRVDLVD; from the coding sequence ATGACAGCCCGCGACCGCGTCACCACGTTCCTCCAGAAGAATGTCGCCAACCGCGTGATGCGGCGCATGCCGTTTCAAACGCTGCTGGAGACGACCGGCCGGAATTCCGGTGAGCCACGACGCACGCCGCTGGGCGGTCGTCGCATCGGCGACCAGTTCTGGTTCGTGTCCGAGTTCGGTGAGAAGTCGCAATACGTGCGAAACATCAAGGCCGATCCCGAGGTTCGGGTGCGGCTGAAGGGCCGGTGGCACAGCGGGACCGCCCATCTCGTACCGGGGGACGATGCGCGAGCAAGGCTGCGCTCACTGCCGCAGTTCAACAGCATGGGCGTGCGCGCGTTCGGCACCAACCTGTTGACGGTGCGTGTCGATCTCGTCGACTAA
- a CDS encoding acyl-CoA dehydrogenase: protein MSLTWPDAPTITSDYVAGLAARAEEAEHLRRLPPATLADPATSEFIELLVPARYGGTQAPFPAILDPVRAMAHGCASSAWTLGFYALHNWMLALFGEQAQSEAFATRPFLAPAPLAPTGRGTACDGGIRLSGRWSWATGVMDGNWVIVGALCEREPDDPSSLHPALALLPIDGVRIEDVWHTDGMRATGSNDVVIDDVFVPAHRLVAVSDIYTGSAPGAELHDSDTYRWPMVPALALLAAMPALGSAERAADIYTERLSQRYLAYEGVMQKDKPVASVHLGQALVRLRSLRGLLADTVGEIEAVVAAGDPVTRAVRGQARLAAAHIVHESRSVIADLLGASGASAHFLANPLQRIKRDVDVIAGHVVFDYDTSRELAGALTLGMTIPRTAMV from the coding sequence ATGTCGTTGACCTGGCCAGACGCCCCGACCATCACCTCCGACTACGTCGCCGGGCTCGCCGCCCGCGCGGAAGAGGCCGAGCACCTCCGCCGCTTGCCCCCCGCCACGCTGGCCGACCCTGCAACGTCCGAGTTCATCGAGTTACTGGTTCCAGCCCGCTACGGCGGCACTCAGGCGCCGTTTCCGGCCATCCTGGATCCCGTGCGCGCGATGGCTCACGGCTGCGCCTCGAGTGCATGGACGTTGGGGTTCTATGCGCTCCACAACTGGATGCTCGCGCTGTTCGGCGAGCAGGCGCAGAGCGAGGCCTTCGCGACTCGCCCCTTCCTGGCCCCGGCGCCGCTCGCCCCCACGGGCCGCGGCACGGCCTGCGACGGTGGCATCCGACTGTCCGGACGGTGGTCGTGGGCGACCGGGGTGATGGACGGCAACTGGGTGATCGTGGGCGCGCTGTGTGAGCGTGAACCGGACGATCCGAGCTCGCTCCATCCGGCGCTGGCACTGTTGCCGATCGACGGCGTGCGCATCGAGGACGTGTGGCACACCGACGGAATGCGTGCGACGGGGTCCAACGACGTCGTCATCGACGACGTTTTTGTGCCGGCGCACCGCCTGGTGGCCGTGTCCGACATCTACACGGGTAGCGCACCCGGCGCGGAGTTGCACGACTCCGACACCTATCGCTGGCCGATGGTGCCCGCACTGGCACTGCTGGCGGCGATGCCCGCACTGGGCAGCGCCGAACGTGCCGCCGACATCTATACAGAGCGACTCTCACAGCGATACCTGGCCTACGAGGGCGTCATGCAGAAAGACAAGCCGGTGGCGTCCGTACACCTCGGGCAGGCGCTGGTCCGGCTTCGGTCGCTACGTGGATTACTGGCAGACACCGTGGGGGAGATCGAGGCCGTCGTCGCCGCAGGCGATCCGGTGACGCGCGCGGTGCGCGGACAGGCCAGGCTGGCCGCAGCGCACATCGTGCACGAGTCGCGCTCGGTGATCGCCGATCTGCTTGGGGCATCGGGGGCAAGCGCACATTTTCTGGCCAATCCGCTGCAGCGGATCAAACGCGACGTCGACGTCATCGCGGGCCATGTGGTGTTCGACTACGACACGAGCCGCGAACTCGCGGGGGCGCTGACCCTCGGGATGACGATCCCGCGCACCGCCATGGTGTGA
- a CDS encoding TetR/AcrR family transcriptional regulator produces the protein MAKAPAGAGKLSADDWIQAGYAILADDGLEALKIDRLCARLGVTKGSFYWHFKDMASYRAAVVAAWAGLRDRDRSHFGELGHLPPRARLAQMMGALLGPRQWTLERAMREWARTDPAVAESVHTADQRVLSAVRHAFRDAGFDADDADVRANATFAAGIGFLHLSNAPPGAQLAAQQERFLDLMLAH, from the coding sequence ATGGCCAAAGCCCCCGCAGGCGCAGGCAAATTGTCTGCTGACGACTGGATCCAGGCCGGCTACGCGATCCTGGCCGACGACGGCTTGGAGGCACTCAAGATCGACCGACTGTGTGCCCGCCTCGGCGTCACGAAGGGCAGTTTCTACTGGCACTTCAAGGACATGGCGAGCTACCGCGCCGCTGTCGTCGCAGCGTGGGCCGGGTTACGCGACCGCGACCGCAGTCACTTCGGCGAGTTGGGGCATCTCCCGCCCCGCGCACGGCTCGCACAGATGATGGGCGCCCTGCTCGGCCCGCGCCAGTGGACTCTCGAGCGGGCGATGCGCGAGTGGGCGCGCACCGACCCGGCCGTCGCCGAGAGCGTTCACACCGCTGACCAGAGGGTTCTCAGCGCGGTCCGACACGCGTTTCGAGACGCCGGGTTCGACGCCGACGACGCCGACGTGCGCGCGAACGCGACGTTCGCGGCGGGCATCGGGTTCCTGCACCTCTCCAACGCGCCACCCGGCGCCCAACTGGCCGCCCAACAGGAGCGGTTCCTCGACCTGATGCTCGCTCACTGA
- a CDS encoding alpha/beta hydrolase family protein, whose amino-acid sequence MRLLDKIRGPWARRIGVASMTAALLPALVGLTGGSATAGAFSRPGLPVEYLMVPSAGMGRDIKIQFQSGGENSPAVYLLDGLRAQEDFNGWDINTQAFEWYLDSGLSIVMPVGGQSSFYADWYAPARNKGPTVTYKWETFLTQELPNFLASQRAVKPTGSAAIGLSMAGSASLILSVYHPQQFIYASSMSGFLNPSEGWWPFLINISMGDAGGFKADDMWGRTQDPNSGWKRNDPMVQIPQIVANGTRIWIYCGNGQPNELGGGDLPATFLEGLTIRTNETFQQNYIAAGGNNGVFNFPDNGTHNWAYWGRELQAMKPDLQATLLR is encoded by the coding sequence ATGAGACTTCTTGACAAGATTCGCGGGCCCTGGGCGCGCCGGATCGGCGTTGCGAGCATGACGGCGGCGCTTCTGCCCGCGTTGGTCGGCCTCACCGGAGGTTCGGCAACCGCCGGAGCATTCTCTCGGCCCGGCCTGCCGGTCGAGTATTTGATGGTGCCATCCGCTGGAATGGGCCGCGACATCAAGATCCAGTTCCAGAGCGGTGGCGAGAACTCGCCCGCCGTGTACCTGCTCGACGGTCTACGTGCGCAGGAGGACTTCAACGGCTGGGACATCAACACCCAGGCGTTCGAGTGGTACCTCGACTCGGGCCTGTCGATCGTGATGCCCGTCGGCGGACAGTCCAGCTTCTACGCGGACTGGTACGCGCCCGCCCGCAACAAGGGTCCGACCGTCACCTACAAGTGGGAGACGTTCCTGACCCAGGAGCTGCCCAACTTCCTGGCTTCGCAGCGCGCGGTCAAGCCGACCGGCAGCGCGGCCATCGGTCTGTCGATGGCGGGCTCCGCCTCGCTGATCCTGTCGGTGTACCACCCGCAGCAGTTCATCTACGCCAGCTCGATGTCGGGCTTCCTGAACCCCTCCGAGGGCTGGTGGCCCTTCCTGATCAACATCTCCATGGGTGACGCCGGCGGATTCAAGGCCGACGACATGTGGGGCAGGACGCAGGACCCGAACAGCGGCTGGAAGCGCAACGACCCGATGGTGCAGATCCCGCAGATCGTCGCGAACGGGACCCGCATCTGGATCTATTGCGGTAACGGCCAGCCCAACGAGCTCGGCGGCGGCGACCTGCCCGCCACGTTCCTCGAGGGTCTGACCATCCGCACCAACGAGACCTTCCAGCAGAACTACATCGCCGCCGGCGGTAACAACGGTGTGTTCAACTTCCCCGACAACGGCACGCACAACTGGGCGTACTGGGGCCGGGAACTGCAGGCCATGAAGCCTGACCTGCAGGCGACCCTCCTCCGATAG
- a CDS encoding MDR family oxidoreductase, with the protein MTEINAMVAHEDAEGAIVLRHEVVDESFLPDGDVEIRVEYSSVNYKDALAVTPKGGVARSYPLIPGIDVAGTVTASSSSEFAVGDAVVAHGQDIGTGRHGGYAQVARYPADLVVKLSTLSPADAAAIGTAGFTAAMSVNALRKHGVTPSEGPVLVTGATGGVGSVSVDLLAGLGYEVVASTGKADAHDLLRELGAAEVIDRVPGPEDKVRPLGKSQWAAVVDCVGGKTLAHALSTLNYAGVAAISGLAGSADLPASVLPFILRGVTLAGIDSVLLPITQRREVWAQIESELQPRHLARITQDVPVREVADVLGRIIGGGVTGRTRVVVHDGF; encoded by the coding sequence ATGACGGAAATCAACGCGATGGTCGCCCACGAGGATGCCGAGGGCGCCATCGTGCTGCGCCACGAGGTGGTCGACGAATCGTTCCTGCCCGACGGTGACGTCGAGATCCGTGTCGAGTACTCGAGCGTGAACTACAAGGACGCACTGGCGGTCACGCCCAAAGGTGGAGTCGCGCGGTCGTATCCGTTGATTCCTGGGATCGACGTCGCAGGAACCGTGACCGCGAGTTCGTCCTCGGAGTTCGCCGTCGGTGACGCGGTCGTCGCTCACGGTCAGGACATCGGCACGGGTCGGCACGGCGGTTACGCGCAGGTGGCGAGGTATCCCGCCGACCTCGTGGTCAAACTGTCCACCTTGAGCCCTGCCGACGCGGCGGCGATCGGCACCGCCGGTTTCACCGCGGCCATGAGTGTGAATGCGTTGCGGAAACATGGCGTCACGCCGTCCGAGGGCCCTGTGTTGGTGACCGGCGCCACCGGCGGTGTGGGCAGCGTCAGTGTCGACCTGCTCGCCGGCCTCGGCTACGAGGTGGTGGCGTCGACCGGGAAGGCCGACGCCCACGATCTGCTGCGAGAACTGGGTGCCGCCGAGGTCATCGACCGGGTTCCCGGTCCCGAGGACAAAGTGCGTCCACTGGGTAAGTCACAATGGGCCGCGGTGGTCGACTGCGTCGGCGGGAAGACGCTGGCCCATGCGCTCAGCACCCTGAACTACGCTGGCGTGGCTGCTATTTCGGGACTCGCCGGGTCGGCGGACCTACCGGCCAGCGTCCTTCCCTTCATCCTGCGGGGGGTGACGCTCGCCGGCATCGACTCGGTACTGCTCCCCATCACGCAGCGCCGCGAGGTGTGGGCTCAGATCGAGTCGGAGCTACAACCGCGGCACCTGGCGCGGATCACCCAGGACGTCCCGGTACGCGAGGTCGCCGACGTTCTCGGACGCATCATCGGCGGCGGTGTCACCGGCCGCACCCGGGTGGTCGTGCACGACGGCTTCTGA